In one Musa acuminata AAA Group cultivar baxijiao chromosome BXJ2-5, Cavendish_Baxijiao_AAA, whole genome shotgun sequence genomic region, the following are encoded:
- the LOC108952905 gene encoding uncharacterized protein LOC108952905, with protein sequence MASTSKVPLLPRHTHAIGESSSSGDPPTEGASTLQAQIVARQEEIRRLILQIQKVEHRMYMRIHGKEWYPEERRENEDWLWDCDNKKAQLTSRTNNLIKQTEESKAMVSALASKIDLLRRIKPTEPQVHDPEIRQKTKKED encoded by the exons ATGGCATCCACATCGAAAGTGCCGCTCCTCCCAAGACATACCCATGCAATCGGCGAGAGCTCCTCGTCGGGGGATCCTCCTACTGAAGGGGCGTCAACCTTGCAGGCTCAGATCGTCGCCCGTCAGGAGGAAATCCGCCGTCTCATTCTGCAAATTCAAAAGGTCGAGCACCGCATGTATATGCGGATACACGGCAAGGAATGGTACCCG GAGGAAAGGCGCGAGAACGAAGACTGGCTGTGGGACTGCGACAACAAGAAGGCCCAGTTGACATCGAGGACCAATAATCTGATCAAGCAAACCGAAGAATCCAAAGCAATG GTTTCAGCACTGGCTTCAAAGATTGATTTGTTGAGAAGGATCAAACCCACTGAGCCACAAGTGCATGATCCTGAAATCCGTCAGAAAACTAAGAAAGAG GATTGA
- the LOC103984052 gene encoding HMG-Y-related protein A-like, which produces MATEEVSKPPSHPTYPEMIMAAIEALDEKGGSNKSAIARHIASTYQDLSESHASLLTAHLARMKESGELLFVKNNYMRPGPDVPPKRGRGRPPKPKPELPPGETAAPRPPPRPRGRPPKPKDPVAAAVAKATSGMPRRRGRPPKKVARSAGTEAGSSTAPATAGGGVKRGRGRPPKVKPAVASDDAV; this is translated from the exons ATGGCGACCGAGGAAGTCAGCAAGCCTCCGAGCCATCCTACTTACCCTGAG ATGATAATGGCGGCGATCGAGGCGCTGGACGAGAAGGGCGGGTCGAACAAGTCGGCGATCGCTAGGCACATAGCATCGACGTACCAGGACCTGTCGGAGTCGCACGCGTCTTTGCTCACCGCGCACCTCGCCCGCATGAAGGAGAGCGGTGAGCTGCTGTTCGTCAAGAACAACTACATGCGGCCAGGGCCCGACGTGCCGCCCAAGCGCGGGCGCGGGCGGCCGCCGAAGCCCAAGCCGGAGCTGCCTCCGGGCGAGACAGCGGCACCGCGGCCACCGCCACGCCCGCGCGGCCGGCCGCCGAAGCCTAAAGACCCTGTCGCCGCGGCCGTCGCGAAGGCCACCAGCGGGATGCCCCGGCGCAGGGGTCGCCCCCCGAAGAAGGTTGCTCGGTCGGCGGGGACGGAGGCAGGGTCTTCAACCGCCCCTGCGACAGCGGGAGGAGGGGTTAAGAGGGGAAGGGGGAGGCCGCCAAAGGTGAAGCCAGCAGTGGCGAGCGATGACGCCGTCTAA
- the LOC103984053 gene encoding protein TIFY 6b isoform X1, with protein sequence MERDFLGIHGRDSGNRQDAALFGGSAVQWPFSNVSTMQPFVFYKAAQEEKARNYFFDKHSSSSRFHPLPSMAVFEPSQKASHAVASQKSFGLGRQSINQHPMHGYQPQSTGSSLDATTCHMIPVNMGGPFFKVQAAHSGPNIAVTSLEQLPTGGGIAVNSPIGGPAGGAFAPRNMPKPSHMTAQLTIFYGGCVNVYDDVPLDKARAIMLLASKGSNVSSNALNPRSEAPLPAAAPVPAKVLGSNGISTKQTLIPTPIYVVAPCSGLSSPISVASHARAAAGGGSSNTDDAPRPKAVVAPLVPTGLHDTSKTPTTALGSRTATNNTPRDCGPMFAAVPQARKASLARFLEKRKERMTNALPYPSSCSNMTQDKGGRGFESCNSPSKSSSAEISLSTYREDSWFLAHPKSSIGSMESLGTKLTI encoded by the exons ATGGAGAGGGATTTCTTGGGAATTCACGGGAGGGATTCGGGGAACCGCCAAGATGCAG CTCTCTTTGGTGGGTCAGCGGTTCAGTGGCCCTTCTCAAACGTCTCCACCATGCAGCCATTCGTGTTCTACAAGGCCGCTCAGGAGGAGAAGGCTAGGAACTATTTCTTCGATAAGCACTCGTCTTCTTCGAGGTTTCATCCTCTGCCAAGCATGGCTGTCTTTGAACCCAGTCAGAAAGCTTCCCATGCTGTAGCATCTCAG AAAAGCTTTGGTCTCGGAAGACAAAGCATCAACCAGCATCCCATGCATGGATACCAGCCtcagagcactggttcttcccttGATGCTACTACATGTCACATGATTCCTGTCAACATGGGCGGTCCTTTCTTCAAGGTTCAGGCTGCCCATAGCGGTCCCAATATAGCAGTCACCTCACTCGAGCAGCTTCCTACTGGAGGTGGGATTGCAGTTAACAGCCCTATCGGTGGCCCTGCTGGTGGAGCCTTTGCTCCAAG GAATATGCCCAAGCCCAGTCATATGACTGCTCAGTTAACTATCTTCTATGGGGGTTGCGTGAATGTGTATGATGATGTTCCATTGGATAAG GCTCGAGCAATTATGTTATTGGCGAGTAAGGGATCTAATGTAAGTTCAAATGCTCTCAATCCGAGATCTGAAGCACCCCTACCGGCTGCAGCCCCTGTGCCAGCCAAAGTGTTAGGATCTAATGGTATTAGTACGAAGCAGACCTTGATTCCTACCCCGATTTACGTGGTAGCACCTTGCTCGGGGCTTTCAAGCCCGATATCGGTTGCATCGCATGCAAGGGCCGCTGCAGGGGGTGGTTCTAGCAACACCGATGATGCACCGAGGCCTAAAGCCGTCGTTGCTCCACTGGTTCCTACAGGGCTCCACGACACCTCCAAAACTCCAACTACTGCTTTAGGCTCAAGAACTGCAACAAATAACACGCCAAGAG ATTGCGGACCCATGTTTGCAGCTGTACCTCAAGCTCGGAAGGCATCACTGGCTCGATTCCTAGAAAAGCGCAAGGAAAG GATGACCAACGCCTTGCCCTATCCTTCTTCTTGTTCCAACATGACCCAAGACAAGGGGGGCAGAGGATTCGAGAGCTGCAACTCGCCGAGCAAATCTTCGTCAGCTGAGATCAGTCTTTCGACCTACCGAGAGGACTCGTGGTTTCTGGCACACCCAAAGAGCAGCATAGGTAGCATGGAGTCCTTAGGGACCAAGTTAACCATATGA
- the LOC103984053 gene encoding protein TIFY 6b isoform X2 has translation MERDFLGIHGRDSGNRQDAALFGGSAVQWPFSNVSTMQPFVFYKAAQEEKARNYFFDKHSSSSRFHPLPSMAVFEPSQKASHAVASQKSFGLGRQSINQHPMHGYQPQSTGSSLDATTCHMIPVNMGGPFFKVQAAHSGPNIAVTSLEQLPTGGGIAVNSPIGGPAGGAFAPRNMPKPSHMTAQLTIFYGGCVNVYDDVPLDKARAIMLLASKGSNVSSNALNPRSEAPLPAAAPVPAKVLGSNGISTKQTLIPTPIYVVAPCSGLSSPISVASHARAAAGGGSSNTDDAPRPKAVVAPLVPTGLHDTSKTPTTALGSRTATNNTPRAVPQARKASLARFLEKRKERMTNALPYPSSCSNMTQDKGGRGFESCNSPSKSSSAEISLSTYREDSWFLAHPKSSIGSMESLGTKLTI, from the exons ATGGAGAGGGATTTCTTGGGAATTCACGGGAGGGATTCGGGGAACCGCCAAGATGCAG CTCTCTTTGGTGGGTCAGCGGTTCAGTGGCCCTTCTCAAACGTCTCCACCATGCAGCCATTCGTGTTCTACAAGGCCGCTCAGGAGGAGAAGGCTAGGAACTATTTCTTCGATAAGCACTCGTCTTCTTCGAGGTTTCATCCTCTGCCAAGCATGGCTGTCTTTGAACCCAGTCAGAAAGCTTCCCATGCTGTAGCATCTCAG AAAAGCTTTGGTCTCGGAAGACAAAGCATCAACCAGCATCCCATGCATGGATACCAGCCtcagagcactggttcttcccttGATGCTACTACATGTCACATGATTCCTGTCAACATGGGCGGTCCTTTCTTCAAGGTTCAGGCTGCCCATAGCGGTCCCAATATAGCAGTCACCTCACTCGAGCAGCTTCCTACTGGAGGTGGGATTGCAGTTAACAGCCCTATCGGTGGCCCTGCTGGTGGAGCCTTTGCTCCAAG GAATATGCCCAAGCCCAGTCATATGACTGCTCAGTTAACTATCTTCTATGGGGGTTGCGTGAATGTGTATGATGATGTTCCATTGGATAAG GCTCGAGCAATTATGTTATTGGCGAGTAAGGGATCTAATGTAAGTTCAAATGCTCTCAATCCGAGATCTGAAGCACCCCTACCGGCTGCAGCCCCTGTGCCAGCCAAAGTGTTAGGATCTAATGGTATTAGTACGAAGCAGACCTTGATTCCTACCCCGATTTACGTGGTAGCACCTTGCTCGGGGCTTTCAAGCCCGATATCGGTTGCATCGCATGCAAGGGCCGCTGCAGGGGGTGGTTCTAGCAACACCGATGATGCACCGAGGCCTAAAGCCGTCGTTGCTCCACTGGTTCCTACAGGGCTCCACGACACCTCCAAAACTCCAACTACTGCTTTAGGCTCAAGAACTGCAACAAATAACACGCCAAGAG CTGTACCTCAAGCTCGGAAGGCATCACTGGCTCGATTCCTAGAAAAGCGCAAGGAAAG GATGACCAACGCCTTGCCCTATCCTTCTTCTTGTTCCAACATGACCCAAGACAAGGGGGGCAGAGGATTCGAGAGCTGCAACTCGCCGAGCAAATCTTCGTCAGCTGAGATCAGTCTTTCGACCTACCGAGAGGACTCGTGGTTTCTGGCACACCCAAAGAGCAGCATAGGTAGCATGGAGTCCTTAGGGACCAAGTTAACCATATGA
- the LOC108952904 gene encoding uncharacterized protein LOC108952904 translates to MAIASGEDGSSIPKDGGRSSSSSAGFLAGQPPLPPGHTKWPTEKSTARDPAEAKVPSLRLLLAACQKEVNLVSEKISLFENQKSEEFGLQHYPRRTQEYEMKLSECEKMIAELRPKLHQLLPDTRRIEIKVDTLTSRIEALKKRASKPKEPDPSES, encoded by the exons ATGGCGATCGCCTCAGGAGAAGACGGCAGTTCCATTCCAAAGGACGGCGGGAGATCGAGCTCGTCGTCGGCTGGTTTTCTTGCCGGGCAGCCCCCGCTCCCCCCAGGCCACACCAAATGGCCCACCGAGAAATCGACGGCTCGTGATCCGGCTGAAGCGAAGGTGCCCTCCTTGCGGCTATTGCTGGCTGCCTGTCAGAAGGAAGTCAACCTCGTCAGCGAAAAGATCAGTCTATTCGAGAACCAAAAATCGGAGGAGTTCGGCTTGCAACACTACCCC AGGAGAACGCAGGAGTACGAAATGAAGCTGTCGGAGTGCGAGAAGATGATAGCTGAACTGAGACCAAAGCTCCACCAGCTGCTCCCCGACACCAGACGCATCGAAATAAAG GTCGACACGTTGACTTCTAGGATCGAAGCGTTGAAGAAAAGAGCCTCTAAACCGAAAGAACCTGATCCATCAGAAAGCTGA
- the LOC103984050 gene encoding uncharacterized protein At1g66480 isoform X2: MGNSLGGRKKRAKVMKVDGTTFKVKPPAQAMNVLRDHPGHALLDAEKVQRLGLRARPLDPDVPLKPGKLYFLVDHRQLPDQRGARRAWSGSLQVGAKERLESLRLSHRSMSDLSRATWRPSALEAEETKDGTVRLKMRLPKAQVEKLMQESKDAADAAEKIMQLCSPKDGANPSPSPEPIAPTSKAGRKDIKRTRFLEVPDEIIA, translated from the exons atggGCAACAGTTTAggtgggaggaagaagagagccaAGGTGATGAAGGTTGATGGCACCACGTTCAAGGTGAAGCCACCGGCGCAGGCCATGAACGTGCTGCGGGACCATCCCGGCCACGCCCTCCTCGACGCGGAGAAGGTGCAGCGACTCGGCCTCCGGGCGCGGCCGCTGGACCCGGACGTCCCGCTTAAGCCTGGGAAGCTTTACTTCCTAGTGGATCACCGGCAGCTGCCGGATCAGCGGGGTGCACGCCGGGCCTGGTCCGGCTCGCTCCAGGTGGGCGCTAAGGAGAGGCTGGAGAGCCTCCGGCTCTCTCACCGCTCCATGTCGGACCTCTCCCGCGCCACCTGGCGTCCGTCCGCCCTCGAGGCCGAGGAGACCAAGGACGGGACTGTCCGCCTCAAGATGAGGCTGCCCAAGGCCCAGGTGGAGAAGCTCATGCAGGAGAGCAAAGACGCCGCCGATGCCGCCGAGAAGATCATGCAGCTTTGCTCCCCCAAAGATGGTGCTAACCCGTCGCCCTCGCCGGAGCCGATTGCGCCGACTTCGAAGGCCGGACGGAAGGATATC AAAAGAACGAGGTTTCTTGAGGTGCCGGATGAAATCATTGCTTGA
- the LOC103984048 gene encoding 3-ketoacyl-CoA synthase 6-like, with the protein MRAVPLPRFLSSVELAYLNVVNHLLAFPIIPVMVAVLLQVLELGPDELIAHWSSLGIDTIHALCTIFTVVVVATAYFMSRPRPVYLVDHACFRPPRTFRVPFATFFEHASLVPFFDEKSVRFQVRILESSGLGEETCLPLANRYIPPCPSMEAACAEARLVIFSAIDELIAKTDLKPRDVDILVVNCSLFSPTPSLSAMIVNKYKMRSNIMSFNLSGMGCSAGLISIDLARSLLQAHPNSYALVVSTEIITPNFYAGNERSMLLPNCLFRMGAAAVLLSNSRREEDRAKYRLLHVVRTHEGADDRAYRCVYEEEDGEGNSGINLSKEMMTVAGEALRANITAVGPLVLPVTEQLRFLASLVARRLLGARGGKPYIPDFKRAFDHLCIHAGGRAVIDELQRSLGLPAALVEASRMTLHRFGNTSSSSLWYELAYIEAKSRMRRGDRVWMIGFGSGFKCNSAVWRCLRAPKAPVDGPWSDCIHRYPVHVPEMVKLL; encoded by the coding sequence ATGCGCGCTGTGCCATTGCCACGGTTCCTGAGCTCAGTCGAGCTCGCTTACCTGAACGTGGTTAATCACTTGCTTGCCTTCCCTATCATCCCTGTCATGGTGGCCGTCCTCTTGCAAGTGCTCGAGCTCGGCCCAGATGAGCTCATCGCCCACTGGAGCTCCCTCGGTATCGATACCATCCACGCTTTGTGCACGATCTTTACTGTCGTCGTCGTCGCGACAGCCTACTTCATGTCGCGACCGCGCCCTGTTTATCTCGTCGACCATGCTTGCTTTCGGCCCCCGCGGACCTTCCGCGTCCCGTTCGCCACCTTCTTCGAGCACGCTAGCCTCGTGCCTTTCTTCGACGAGAAGAGCGTCCGCTTCCAGGTGCGCATCCTGGAGAGCTCCGGCCTCGGCGAGGAAACCTGTCTCCCGCTCGCCAACCGCTACATTCCGCCGTGCCCTTCCATGGAGGCCGCCTGCGCCGAGGCCCGGCTTGTCATCTTCTCCGCTATTGATGAGCTCATCGCCAAGACGGACCTTAAGCCCAGGGACGTCGACATCCTCGTCGTCAACTGCAGCCTCTTCTCCCCGACGCCGTCGTTGTCCGCGATGATCGTCAACAAGTACAAGATGCGTAGCAACATCATGAGCTTCAACCTCTCCGGCATGGGGTGCAGCGCGGGGCTGATCTCCATCGACCTCGCTCGCAGCCTGCTCCAGGCGCACCCCAACTCGTACGCGCTCGTCGTCTCCACAGAGATCATCACCCCGAATTTCTACGCCGGGAACGAGCGATCGATGCTCCTGCCGAACTGCCTCTTTCGCATGGGAGCCGCGGCGGTGCTCCTCTCCAACAGCCGCCGGGAGGAAGACCGCGCCAAGTACCGTCTCCTCCACGTGGTGCGTACCCACGAGGGCGCGGACGACCGTGCGTACCGCTGCGTCTACGAGGAGGAGGACGGCGAAGGCAACTCTGGGATCAATCTCTCCAAGGAGATGATGACCGTCGCGGGCGAGGCGCTCCGGGCCAACATCACTGCGGTGGGCCCGCTGGTGCTGCCGGTCACGGAGCAGCTCCGCTTCCTGGCGAGCCTGGTGGCCCGGCGGCTGCTGGGCGCACGGGGTGGGAAGCCTTACATCCCGGACTTCAAGCGGGCGTTCGACCACCTCTGCATCCACGCCGGGGGACGAGCGGTGATCGACGAGCTGCAGCGGAGCCTGGGGCTCCCAGCAGCCCTCGTGGAGGCGTCGCGCATGACGCTGCACCGCTTCGGCAACACGTCGAGCAGCTCGCTGTGGTACGAGCTGGCCTACATCGAGGCCAAGAGCCGGATGCGCCGGGGCGACCGCGTGTGGATGATCGGGTTCGGGAGCGGCTTCAAGTGTAACAGCGCGGTGTGGCGGTGCCTGCGCGCCCCCAAGGCGCCCGTGGACGGGCCGTGGTCCGACTGCATCCACCGCTATCCGGTGCACGTCCCCGAGATGGTCAAGCTGCTATAA
- the LOC103984050 gene encoding uncharacterized protein At1g66480 isoform X3 has product MGNSLGGRKKRAKVMKVDGTTFKVKPPAQAMNVLRDHPGHALLDAEKVQRLGLRARPLDPDVPLKPGKLYFLVDHRQLPDQRGARRAWSGSLQVGAKERLESLRLSHRSMSDLSRATWRPSALEAEETKDGTVRLKMRLPKAQVEKLMQESKDAADAAEKIMQLCSPKDGANPSPSPEPIAPTSKAGRKDISHQSNSASFTSV; this is encoded by the exons atggGCAACAGTTTAggtgggaggaagaagagagccaAGGTGATGAAGGTTGATGGCACCACGTTCAAGGTGAAGCCACCGGCGCAGGCCATGAACGTGCTGCGGGACCATCCCGGCCACGCCCTCCTCGACGCGGAGAAGGTGCAGCGACTCGGCCTCCGGGCGCGGCCGCTGGACCCGGACGTCCCGCTTAAGCCTGGGAAGCTTTACTTCCTAGTGGATCACCGGCAGCTGCCGGATCAGCGGGGTGCACGCCGGGCCTGGTCCGGCTCGCTCCAGGTGGGCGCTAAGGAGAGGCTGGAGAGCCTCCGGCTCTCTCACCGCTCCATGTCGGACCTCTCCCGCGCCACCTGGCGTCCGTCCGCCCTCGAGGCCGAGGAGACCAAGGACGGGACTGTCCGCCTCAAGATGAGGCTGCCCAAGGCCCAGGTGGAGAAGCTCATGCAGGAGAGCAAAGACGCCGCCGATGCCGCCGAGAAGATCATGCAGCTTTGCTCCCCCAAAGATGGTGCTAACCCGTCGCCCTCGCCGGAGCCGATTGCGCCGACTTCGAAGGCCGGACGGAAGGATATC AGTCACCAAAGTAACTCTGCAAGCTTTACATCAGTGTAG
- the LOC103984050 gene encoding uncharacterized protein At1g66480 isoform X1: protein MGNSLGGRKKRAKVMKVDGTTFKVKPPAQAMNVLRDHPGHALLDAEKVQRLGLRARPLDPDVPLKPGKLYFLVDHRQLPDQRGARRAWSGSLQVGAKERLESLRLSHRSMSDLSRATWRPSALEAEETKDGTVRLKMRLPKAQVEKLMQESKDAADAAEKIMQLCSPKDGANPSPSPEPIAPTSKAGRKDIDKACCKRQEDETVNP from the exons atggGCAACAGTTTAggtgggaggaagaagagagccaAGGTGATGAAGGTTGATGGCACCACGTTCAAGGTGAAGCCACCGGCGCAGGCCATGAACGTGCTGCGGGACCATCCCGGCCACGCCCTCCTCGACGCGGAGAAGGTGCAGCGACTCGGCCTCCGGGCGCGGCCGCTGGACCCGGACGTCCCGCTTAAGCCTGGGAAGCTTTACTTCCTAGTGGATCACCGGCAGCTGCCGGATCAGCGGGGTGCACGCCGGGCCTGGTCCGGCTCGCTCCAGGTGGGCGCTAAGGAGAGGCTGGAGAGCCTCCGGCTCTCTCACCGCTCCATGTCGGACCTCTCCCGCGCCACCTGGCGTCCGTCCGCCCTCGAGGCCGAGGAGACCAAGGACGGGACTGTCCGCCTCAAGATGAGGCTGCCCAAGGCCCAGGTGGAGAAGCTCATGCAGGAGAGCAAAGACGCCGCCGATGCCGCCGAGAAGATCATGCAGCTTTGCTCCCCCAAAGATGGTGCTAACCCGTCGCCCTCGCCGGAGCCGATTGCGCCGACTTCGAAGGCCGGACGGAAGGATATC GACAAGGCGTGCTGTAAAAGACAGGAAGACGAGACTGTTAACCCGTGA